A genomic stretch from Lathyrus oleraceus cultivar Zhongwan6 chromosome 2, CAAS_Psat_ZW6_1.0, whole genome shotgun sequence includes:
- the LOC127120268 gene encoding uncharacterized protein LOC127120268 — protein MEASKILLFSPISTSKLHTNHSNHPLRKPKSHQMRLKLKITSMAKEGSDTNIGITEKAAIAGGLISSPVIGWSLYTLKTTGCGLPPGPGGSIGALEGISYLVVVGIVAWSLYTKSKTGSGLPNGPFGLLGAVEGLSYLALVAIVVVFGLQYFQQGYIPGPLPADQCFG, from the coding sequence ATGGAAGCTTCAAAGATTTTACTATTCTCCCCAATATCAACCTCAAAGTTACACACAAACCATTCAAATCACCCACTTAGAAAGCCAAAATCTCATCAAATGAGACTCAAACTCAAGATCACGAGCATGGCAAAAGAAGGAAGCGACACAAACATCGGCATCACAGAGAAAGCAGCAATAGCAGGTGGTTTAATATCATCTCCAGTCATAGGTTGGTCTCTCTACACACTGAAAACAACTGGCTGTGGTCTTCCACCAGGACCCGGTGGATCAATTGGTGCATTAGAAGGAATAAGTTACCTCGTTGTTGTGGGAATTGTTGCTTGGTCTTTATACACGAAATCAAAAACTGGTTCTGGTCTACCTAATGGTCCTTTTGGGTTACTTGGTGCTGTTGAAGGGTTGTCCTATTTGGCATTGGTTGcaattgttgttgtttttggtTTGCAGTATTTCCAACAAGGTTACATTCCTGGTCCTCTCCCTGCTGATCAGTGTTTTGGCTAG